Proteins co-encoded in one Arachis hypogaea cultivar Tifrunner chromosome 11, arahy.Tifrunner.gnm2.J5K5, whole genome shotgun sequence genomic window:
- the LOC112722450 gene encoding uncharacterized protein, whose protein sequence is MSSAIGIGIGLRSSLSNHGSLSLINRKGLSLNYLARRRRQPHGIVASSDVASPSPSLWDDWKPLKSASTPSLSDILWPSAGAFAAMALLGKMDQLLAPKGLSMTIAPLGAVSAVLFTTPSAPAARKYNMFMAQIGCATIGVLAFTIFGPGWLARSAALSSCIAYMIFTGTVHPPAASLPLLFIDAVKLHHLNFWYALFPGAAGCILLSLIQEVVVYLKQNVKF, encoded by the exons ATGTCCTCTGCaattggaattggaattggaCTCAGGTCTTCACTCTCAAATCATGGTTCATTGTCATTGATTAACCGAAAGGGATTGAGTCTGAATTATTTGGCAAGAAGGAGGAGGCAACCGCATGGGATTGTGGCATCAAGCGACGTGGCTTCGCCTTCCCCCTCCCTATGGGATGACTGGAAACCCCTCAAATCTGCCTCAACTCCTTCCCTCAGCGACATTCTCTGGCCTTCTGCAG GGGCATTTGCGGCAATGGCACTGCTGGGAAAGATGGACCAGCTATTGGCACCAAAGGGCCTCTCAATGACTATTGCGCCTTTAGGTGCAGTTTCTGCTGTCCTCTTCACCACACCCTCTGCACCTGCTGCCAGG AAGTACAACATGTTCATGGCTCAAATAGGTTGTGCAACCATTGGTGTTCTCGCATTCACCATATTCGGACCCGGATGGCTCGCTAGGAGTGCTGCTCTCTCTTCCTGCATTGCCTACATGATCTTCACCGGCACCGTTCACCCACCAG CCGCAAGCTTGCCATTGCTTTTCATCGACGCCGTTAAATTGCATCACTTGAATTTCTGGTATGCTTTGTTTCCTGGTGCTGCTGGATGCATTCTTCTAAGTTTGATT CAAGAGGTAGTTGTATACTTGAAGCAAAATGTCAAATTCTGA